In one Phenylobacterium glaciei genomic region, the following are encoded:
- a CDS encoding NAD(P)/FAD-dependent oxidoreductase: protein MLRISELKLPLDHEADALPAAIAARLGVAPGDIVSWSVWKRAHDARKKAAILKVYIVDVELADEAAVVARLAGDPHLRPTPDTGYRFVARAPASGGPRPVVIGAGPCGLFAGLILAEMGFRPIILDRGKSVRERTKDTWGLWRRGELDPESNVQFGEGGAGTFSDGKLYSQVKDPRHLGRKVLTEFVEAGAPAQILTEAHPHIGTFRLVTMVEAMRAKIEALGGEYRFGHQVTDVEIEPAPGGGRRVAGLRLKGGERIAAEQVVLAVGHSSRDTFAMLHDRGVHIEAKPFSIGFRIEHPQSWIDKALFGPCAGHPDLGAASYSLSHHCTNGRTVYSFCMCPGGTVVAATSEPGRVVTNGMSQYSRNERNANSGFVVGIDPADYGSDHPLAGIALQEALESAAFTAGGGGYFAPGQRVGDFLAGRASTDLGSVEPSYKPGVRATDLAALMPDYVSAAMREALPVFGRKIPRYDDPDALLTGVETRTSAPIRITRGADFQSLTLAGLFPAGEGAGYAGGILSAAIDGIKVAEAVARAMVGEA, encoded by the coding sequence ATGTTGCGGATTTCGGAACTCAAGCTGCCCCTTGACCACGAGGCGGACGCCCTGCCGGCGGCGATCGCCGCGCGGCTGGGGGTCGCTCCGGGCGATATCGTCTCCTGGTCGGTGTGGAAGCGGGCCCACGACGCGCGCAAGAAGGCGGCGATTCTCAAGGTCTATATCGTCGACGTCGAGCTCGCCGACGAGGCGGCGGTGGTGGCGCGGTTGGCTGGCGACCCGCATTTGCGGCCGACGCCAGACACCGGCTACCGGTTCGTGGCCAGGGCGCCGGCCAGCGGCGGCCCGCGGCCTGTGGTGATCGGGGCCGGGCCCTGCGGCCTGTTCGCCGGGCTGATCCTGGCGGAGATGGGATTTCGTCCCATCATCCTGGATCGCGGCAAGTCCGTCCGTGAACGGACGAAAGACACCTGGGGCCTGTGGCGGCGCGGCGAACTGGACCCGGAGTCCAACGTCCAGTTCGGCGAGGGCGGGGCCGGGACCTTCTCCGACGGCAAGCTCTACAGCCAGGTCAAGGACCCGCGCCACCTGGGCCGCAAGGTGCTGACCGAGTTCGTGGAGGCCGGCGCGCCGGCGCAGATCCTCACCGAGGCGCACCCGCACATCGGCACCTTCCGCCTGGTGACCATGGTGGAGGCCATGCGGGCCAAGATCGAGGCCCTGGGCGGGGAGTACCGGTTCGGCCATCAGGTGACCGATGTGGAGATCGAGCCTGCGCCCGGCGGCGGGCGGCGCGTGGCGGGCCTGCGCCTGAAGGGCGGTGAGCGCATCGCCGCCGAGCAGGTGGTGCTGGCGGTGGGCCATTCGTCGCGCGACACCTTCGCGATGCTCCACGACCGCGGCGTCCATATCGAGGCCAAGCCGTTCTCCATCGGCTTCCGCATCGAGCATCCGCAGTCCTGGATCGACAAGGCGCTGTTTGGGCCCTGCGCCGGGCACCCGGACCTGGGGGCGGCCTCCTACTCGCTGTCGCACCACTGCACGAACGGGCGGACGGTCTACAGCTTCTGCATGTGCCCGGGGGGCACGGTGGTGGCGGCGACCTCGGAGCCCGGCCGGGTGGTCACCAACGGCATGAGCCAGTATTCGCGCAACGAGCGGAACGCCAATTCCGGCTTCGTGGTGGGGATCGATCCCGCCGACTATGGCAGCGACCATCCCCTGGCCGGCATCGCCCTGCAGGAGGCGCTGGAGAGCGCGGCCTTCACGGCCGGCGGCGGCGGCTATTTCGCGCCGGGGCAGCGGGTGGGGGACTTCCTGGCCGGGCGGGCGTCAACCGACCTTGGCAGCGTCGAGCCGAGCTACAAGCCGGGTGTACGGGCGACCGACCTGGCCGCCCTGATGCCGGACTATGTGAGCGCGGCGATGCGCGAGGCCCTGCCGGTCTTCGGCCGCAAGATCCCGCGCTATGACGATCCCGACGCCCTGCTGACCGGGGTGGAGACGCGGACCTCCGCGCCGATCCGCATCACCCGGGGGGCGGATTTCCAGAGCCTGACCCTGGCGGGCCTGTTCCCGGCCGGCGAGGGGGCGGGCTATGCCGGCGGCATCCTCTCGGCGGCTATAGACGGCATCAAGGTGGCCGAGGCGGTGGCGCGGGCGATGGTGGGGGAGGCCTGA
- a CDS encoding DUF4908 domain-containing protein, which yields MRSETPAPACKLAFVMALAMTGLFAAPAWAGPDNLRESLFGQHPAAGRSQSPPVARYVSQEGDVFVLDRSQNRPLLKFQDSPEVWALKPQPAPRGDIIYKNDLGEPVLRATRLGGLTLFTPDRPGGTAAALAGGGPALRLPVLGPQQLLERLAQASARATRAARRLIPFEADASPASSALVADAALVTSEAVIRMSKRPGGLALIARFSKVKLVEGHKPGASVQQGVMRITITPDDGLAGRPSSDRIMAAAGGR from the coding sequence ATGAGAAGCGAAACCCCGGCGCCTGCGTGCAAGCTCGCCTTCGTCATGGCCCTGGCCATGACGGGGCTGTTCGCTGCGCCGGCCTGGGCCGGGCCGGACAATCTGCGGGAGAGCCTGTTCGGACAGCACCCGGCGGCGGGGCGTAGCCAGTCCCCGCCCGTCGCCCGCTATGTCAGCCAGGAGGGCGACGTCTTCGTCCTCGACCGCAGCCAGAACCGGCCGCTGCTGAAGTTCCAGGACAGCCCCGAGGTCTGGGCGCTGAAGCCCCAGCCCGCCCCGCGCGGCGACATCATCTACAAGAACGACCTGGGCGAGCCGGTGCTGCGCGCCACCCGGCTGGGCGGCCTGACCCTGTTCACGCCGGACCGGCCCGGCGGCACGGCCGCGGCCCTGGCCGGGGGCGGTCCGGCCCTGCGGCTGCCGGTCCTTGGCCCCCAGCAGCTGCTGGAGCGCCTGGCCCAGGCCAGCGCCCGGGCGACCCGGGCGGCGCGGCGGCTGATCCCCTTCGAGGCCGACGCCTCGCCGGCCTCCTCGGCCCTGGTGGCCGACGCCGCCCTGGTGACGTCGGAGGCGGTGATCCGCATGTCCAAGCGGCCCGGCGGCCTGGCCCTCATCGCCCGCTTCAGCAAGGTCAAGCTGGTGGAGGGCCACAAGCCCGGCGCCAGCGTCCAGCAGGGGGTCATGCGCATCACCATCACCCCCGACGATGGGCTGGCCGGGCGCCCCTCCTCCGACCGGATCATGGCGGCGGCCGGCGGTCGCTGA
- a CDS encoding flavodoxin family protein, protein MKLRAQPINCTLKGDATKASSTDAMIALLAKEFGALEVEVADPIRIAALNIAPGVSSDEGDGDEWPGVRTKILAADILIFGTPIWMGQPSSVAKRVLERMDAFLGETDKQGRMPSYSKVAVVAIVGNEDGAHHSFAEIAQSLNDTGWTLPAVAGCYWVGEAMGSVDFKDLKATPKKVAQTARMVAGNAAHLAGLLKAKPYPG, encoded by the coding sequence ATGAAACTCCGCGCCCAGCCGATCAATTGCACCCTGAAAGGGGACGCCACCAAGGCGAGCTCGACCGACGCCATGATCGCCCTGCTGGCGAAAGAGTTTGGAGCCCTTGAGGTCGAGGTCGCCGATCCGATCCGGATCGCGGCGCTGAACATCGCGCCCGGGGTCAGTTCGGACGAGGGCGACGGGGATGAATGGCCCGGCGTGCGGACGAAGATCCTCGCCGCTGACATCCTGATCTTTGGCACACCGATCTGGATGGGGCAGCCGTCCAGCGTCGCCAAGCGGGTGCTGGAGCGGATGGACGCCTTCCTGGGCGAGACCGACAAGCAGGGACGGATGCCCTCCTATTCCAAGGTCGCGGTGGTGGCCATTGTCGGCAATGAGGACGGGGCGCACCACAGCTTCGCCGAGATCGCCCAGAGCCTGAACGACACCGGCTGGACCCTGCCGGCGGTGGCCGGCTGCTACTGGGTCGGGGAGGCCATGGGCTCGGTGGACTTCAAGGACCTGAAGGCCACTCCCAAGAAGGTCGCACAGACCGCCAGGATGGTGGCCGGCAACGCCGCCCATCTGGCGGGCCTGCTCAAGGCCAAGCCCTATCCGGGCTAG
- the metW gene encoding methionine biosynthesis protein MetW produces MKTTREDFKEILRLVRPGSRVLDVGCGEGELLELLTREKGVDGQGLEISSAGVSACLARGLAVVQGDGDRDLDHFPTQAFDYAILSKTLQQMREPRHVLNELLRIADRAVVSLPNFGQWRVRWSLMVQGRMPETKALPEPWWSTPNIHLCTLHDFTALCDDLDLRIEACSALNAGKPARPIDPTRALENWRSETALFLLSRKGAAEAAAPAGNGELFPK; encoded by the coding sequence GTGAAGACCACCCGCGAGGACTTCAAGGAGATCCTGCGCCTGGTGCGCCCAGGCTCCCGCGTGCTCGACGTCGGCTGCGGCGAGGGCGAGCTGCTGGAGCTGCTGACCCGGGAAAAGGGCGTCGACGGCCAGGGCCTGGAAATCTCCAGCGCCGGCGTCTCGGCCTGCCTGGCCCGCGGCCTGGCGGTGGTGCAGGGTGACGGCGACCGCGACCTCGATCACTTCCCCACCCAGGCCTTCGACTACGCCATCCTGTCCAAGACCCTGCAGCAGATGCGCGAGCCCCGCCACGTGCTCAACGAGCTGCTGCGCATCGCCGACCGGGCGGTGGTGTCGCTCCCCAATTTCGGCCAGTGGCGGGTGCGCTGGTCGCTGATGGTCCAGGGCCGTATGCCCGAGACCAAGGCCTTGCCCGAGCCCTGGTGGTCGACGCCGAACATCCACCTCTGCACCCTGCACGACTTCACCGCACTCTGTGACGACCTGGATCTGCGGATCGAGGCCTGCTCGGCGCTGAACGCCGGCAAGCCCGCACGGCCCATCGACCCGACCCGGGCGCTGGAGAACTGGCGATCGGAGACCGCGCTCTTCCTGCTGAGCCGCAAAGGCGCCGCCGAGGCCGCCGCGCCGGCGGGAAACGGCGAACTCTTCCCAAAATAA
- the phbB gene encoding acetoacetyl-CoA reductase, translating into MARVAFVTGGTRGIGRAICERLKADGMSVAAGYSGNEEAAAACAKELGVMVVKGNVGNFEDCERAVNVVMAELGPIDVLVNNAGITRDGVFHKMKPEQWSEVIRVNMDSVFNMTRHVIEGMREREWGRIINISSINGQKGQMGQTNYSAAKAGVIGFTKALALENARKGVTVNCIAPGYIDTEMVQAVPENVLASIISQIPVGRLGKGEEIADMVAFLAGEHAGYVTGSTLSLNGGQYMAG; encoded by the coding sequence ATGGCGAGAGTCGCATTCGTCACGGGCGGGACCCGTGGCATCGGCCGGGCGATCTGTGAACGCCTGAAGGCCGACGGCATGAGCGTCGCGGCCGGCTACTCCGGCAATGAGGAAGCCGCCGCCGCCTGCGCCAAGGAGTTGGGCGTCATGGTGGTGAAGGGCAATGTCGGCAACTTCGAGGATTGCGAGCGGGCGGTGAACGTGGTGATGGCCGAGCTCGGCCCCATCGATGTGCTGGTCAACAACGCCGGCATCACCCGCGACGGGGTCTTCCACAAGATGAAGCCCGAGCAGTGGTCCGAGGTCATCCGGGTCAATATGGATAGCGTCTTCAACATGACCCGCCACGTGATCGAGGGCATGCGCGAGCGCGAGTGGGGCCGGATCATCAACATCTCGTCGATCAACGGTCAGAAGGGCCAGATGGGCCAGACCAACTACTCCGCCGCCAAGGCCGGCGTGATCGGCTTCACCAAGGCGCTCGCCCTGGAGAACGCCCGCAAGGGGGTCACCGTCAACTGCATCGCGCCCGGCTATATCGACACCGAGATGGTGCAGGCTGTGCCGGAGAACGTGCTGGCCTCGATCATCAGCCAGATCCCGGTGGGCCGGCTCGGCAAGGGCGAGGAGATCGCCGACATGGTGGCCTTCCTGGCCGGCGAGCATGCGGGCTACGTCACCGGCTCGACCCTGTCGCTGAACGGCGGCCAGTACATGGCGGGGTAG
- a CDS encoding class I SAM-dependent methyltransferase, translating into MRRDVLELRQFYASKLGRAAREMTARKVLETWGDGHGLDILGLGYATPFLGSLRPTARRVVAAMPAQQGVEVWPAGERNLAALTAEDALPFQNAFFDRILAVHALEESPDPVGLLREVWRVLSPSGRVIVVTAARNGLWANAEATPFGHGRPYTRSQLAELLREAELEPSGWTRALYVPPIPWMAGWAEGFEQAGSRLWPGFAGLVLMEAVKQTFAVKPRAHRARVRVAVPALNPLPAGRAPVSRAHGKLIRVPLGAGRGSP; encoded by the coding sequence ATGCGCCGCGACGTCCTCGAGCTCCGCCAGTTCTACGCCTCCAAGCTGGGGCGGGCGGCGCGCGAGATGACGGCGCGCAAGGTGCTGGAGACCTGGGGCGACGGCCATGGCCTGGATATCCTCGGCCTCGGCTACGCCACGCCGTTCCTGGGATCCCTGCGGCCCACGGCGCGCCGGGTGGTGGCGGCCATGCCGGCCCAGCAGGGGGTGGAGGTCTGGCCGGCGGGCGAGCGCAATCTCGCAGCCCTGACCGCCGAGGACGCCCTGCCGTTCCAGAACGCCTTCTTCGACCGCATCCTGGCGGTCCACGCCCTGGAGGAGAGCCCCGACCCAGTGGGCCTGCTGCGGGAGGTCTGGCGGGTGCTGTCGCCCTCCGGCCGGGTGATCGTGGTGACAGCCGCGCGCAACGGCCTGTGGGCCAACGCCGAGGCCACTCCCTTCGGCCACGGCCGCCCCTATACGCGCAGCCAGCTGGCCGAACTGCTGCGCGAGGCCGAGCTGGAGCCGTCGGGCTGGACGCGGGCCCTCTATGTGCCGCCGATCCCCTGGATGGCCGGCTGGGCCGAGGGGTTCGAACAGGCGGGCTCGCGGCTGTGGCCGGGGTTTGCCGGCCTGGTGCTGATGGAGGCGGTGAAACAGACCTTCGCCGTCAAGCCCCGCGCCCACCGCGCCCGGGTCCGCGTGGCGGTCCCGGCGCTCAATCCCCTGCCGGCCGGCAGGGCGCCTGTTTCGCGGGCCCACGGCAAACTGATTAGGGTCCCCCTTGGAGCGGGCCGCGGTTCGCCCTAG
- the metX gene encoding homoserine O-acetyltransferase MetX, producing MSDVRQVPLATPTDGGTWRSPADRPLRLDSGAVLAPLEMAYRTYGTLNADKSNAVLICHALTGDQYVASTHPVTGKPGWWTTVVGAGLPLDPERYFIICPNVIGGCMGSTGPASPDPTTGKPYGLAFPMITIADMVRAQAMLVASFGIETLFSVVGTSMGGMQVLQWAADYPERLFSAIVVAAAARHSAQNIAFHEVGRQAIMADPDWRGGAYELEGVRPEKGLAVARMAAHITYLSETALQRKFGRELQRDGLSWGFDADFQVESYLRHQGASFVDRFDANSYLYITRALDYFDLAASHGGVLANAFLRARNVRFCVLSFSSDWLYATAESRDIVRALNAAGCRASFAEITTDKGHDAIFLEEPNLDSALRGFLASAAEKRGLA from the coding sequence ATGAGCGACGTGCGCCAAGTCCCCCTCGCCACCCCCACCGACGGCGGGACCTGGAGGTCGCCGGCCGACCGTCCGCTGCGCCTGGATTCCGGCGCGGTCCTGGCCCCTCTGGAGATGGCCTACCGCACCTACGGGACGCTGAACGCCGACAAGTCCAACGCCGTCCTGATCTGCCATGCCCTGACCGGCGACCAGTATGTGGCCTCCACCCATCCGGTGACCGGCAAGCCCGGCTGGTGGACCACGGTGGTGGGAGCGGGCCTGCCGCTGGACCCCGAGCGCTACTTCATCATCTGCCCCAATGTCATCGGCGGCTGCATGGGCTCCACCGGTCCCGCCTCCCCCGATCCCACCACCGGCAAGCCCTATGGCCTGGCCTTTCCGATGATCACCATCGCCGACATGGTCCGCGCCCAGGCCATGTTGGTGGCCTCCTTCGGGATCGAAACCCTGTTTTCCGTGGTCGGCACCTCCATGGGTGGGATGCAGGTCCTGCAGTGGGCCGCCGACTACCCGGAGCGGCTGTTCTCGGCCATCGTGGTGGCCGCCGCCGCCCGCCATTCGGCCCAGAACATCGCCTTCCACGAGGTGGGCCGCCAGGCGATCATGGCCGACCCCGACTGGCGGGGCGGCGCCTACGAGCTTGAGGGCGTGCGACCGGAAAAGGGCCTGGCCGTGGCCCGCATGGCCGCCCACATCACCTATCTTTCGGAGACCGCCCTGCAGCGGAAGTTCGGCCGCGAACTGCAGCGCGACGGCCTGTCCTGGGGCTTCGACGCCGACTTCCAGGTGGAGAGCTATCTGCGCCACCAGGGCGCCAGCTTCGTCGATCGTTTCGACGCCAACTCCTATCTCTACATCACCCGCGCCCTGGACTATTTCGACCTGGCCGCCAGCCACGGCGGGGTGCTGGCTAACGCCTTCCTGCGGGCCCGAAACGTACGGTTCTGCGTGCTGTCCTTCTCCTCGGACTGGCTCTACGCCACCGCCGAAAGCCGCGACATCGTGCGGGCTTTGAACGCCGCCGGCTGCCGCGCCAGCTTTGCCGAGATCACCACCGACAAGGGCCACGACGCCATCTTCCTGGAGGAGCCGAACCTGGACTCAGCCCTGCGCGGCTTCCTCGCCTCGGCCGCCGAGAAGCGGGGTTTGGCGTGA
- a CDS encoding SPFH domain-containing protein — protein MPNLIEEREEREAERKAAAAEARQQWTRRIKFFGAVGGLALFLLVSGCTVLSHSTTIQSGEVGILNKTFGANAGVQPTELRPGWHWRGIGEQIIKYSTRQRIYSFTREANSDGKENEEIAFADQTGLPMTADVQLTIKVQDNRAAEIFAKYRLNFDDLIDGPIRNDTRSFLSRETEKVPVSCNLNQPSAAPGGAPTPAPSECTGSLMGAGRQAVLQKAFAPLRAKWAAEGVEISDLQWVGTIRYPDAITNAIKARTETEQRTLAAQQRKAEAEANAAAQIETARGIAESTRLRGEALRANPEIIEQIYAERSQGLCPPKATTCILGQGAWGLVPTAPR, from the coding sequence ATGCCGAACCTGATTGAGGAACGCGAGGAGCGTGAGGCTGAGCGCAAGGCTGCGGCGGCGGAAGCCCGCCAGCAGTGGACCCGGCGCATCAAGTTCTTCGGCGCGGTCGGGGGCCTTGCGCTGTTTCTGCTGGTGTCGGGCTGCACGGTGCTGAGCCACTCCACCACCATCCAGTCGGGCGAGGTGGGGATCCTCAACAAGACCTTCGGCGCAAACGCCGGGGTGCAGCCGACCGAGCTGCGTCCTGGATGGCACTGGCGCGGGATCGGCGAGCAGATCATCAAGTACTCGACCCGCCAGCGCATCTATTCCTTCACCCGCGAGGCCAACAGCGACGGCAAGGAGAACGAGGAGATCGCCTTCGCCGACCAGACCGGCCTGCCGATGACCGCTGACGTGCAACTGACCATCAAGGTGCAGGACAACCGGGCCGCCGAGATCTTCGCCAAGTACCGGCTGAACTTCGATGACCTGATCGACGGTCCGATCCGCAATGACACCCGCTCCTTCCTCTCCCGCGAGACCGAGAAGGTGCCGGTGTCCTGCAACCTCAATCAGCCCAGCGCCGCGCCCGGCGGCGCGCCGACCCCCGCGCCTTCGGAGTGCACGGGGTCGCTGATGGGCGCCGGGCGCCAGGCGGTGCTGCAGAAGGCCTTCGCGCCGCTGCGGGCCAAGTGGGCCGCCGAGGGGGTGGAGATCTCCGACCTGCAGTGGGTGGGGACCATCCGCTATCCCGACGCCATCACCAACGCCATCAAGGCGCGCACCGAGACCGAGCAGCGGACCCTGGCGGCGCAGCAGCGGAAGGCCGAGGCCGAGGCCAACGCCGCCGCCCAGATCGAGACGGCGCGCGGCATCGCCGAAAGCACGCGGCTGCGGGGGGAGGCGCTGCGGGCCAATCCGGAGATCATCGAGCAGATCTACGCCGAGCGCTCGCAGGGCCTGTGCCCGCCCAAGGCCACCACCTGCATCCTGGGCCAGGGCGCGTGGGGTCTGGTGCCGACGGCGCCGAGGTGA
- a CDS encoding SixA phosphatase family protein, which yields MDRLILLRHGEAERDAPSGDDFDRRLAGRGIAASAAMGETLAELGFSPDLALVSAAARTRDTWEAVCKAFPKAQVRFEDSLYLAEPERVRVLAEAAGATCGTVMVVGHNPGLQDLAVQMLKAGGAPAALIAKAQNGFPTAAAAVFLFDHAGRPSYDGLFFPGR from the coding sequence ATGGACCGGCTGATCCTCCTGCGGCACGGCGAGGCCGAGCGCGACGCCCCGAGCGGCGACGATTTCGACCGCCGGCTGGCCGGGCGCGGGATCGCGGCGTCGGCCGCCATGGGCGAGACCCTGGCCGAGCTGGGCTTTTCGCCCGACCTGGCCCTGGTCTCGGCCGCAGCGCGGACGCGGGACACCTGGGAGGCGGTCTGCAAGGCCTTCCCCAAGGCGCAGGTGCGGTTCGAGGACAGCCTCTATCTCGCCGAGCCCGAACGGGTCCGGGTGCTGGCGGAAGCCGCCGGCGCCACCTGCGGCACGGTGATGGTGGTGGGGCACAATCCGGGCCTGCAGGACCTGGCCGTCCAGATGCTCAAGGCGGGCGGGGCGCCAGCGGCCCTGATCGCCAAGGCCCAGAACGGCTTTCCCACGGCCGCGGCCGCGGTGTTCCTCTTCGACCACGCCGGCCGCCCGTCCTATGACGGCCTGTTCTTCCCGGGGCGGTGA
- a CDS encoding alpha/beta hydrolase: protein MVRSSAAFAMLGAASILALTGAGCAPKTTEAVPATPLAAAAPTADADMQAVLDQLAALGGKPIETLEPAEARKQPTPADAVKALMIKQGMSTAADPAVTTKDVTYPAGAGLQKARVYRPTGAKGPLPVVLYIHGGGWVIADIDVYDAGPRALAKLANAIVVSIEYRHAPEAKFPAAHDDANAAYQWVVANAAKWGGDPKKLAIVGESAGGNMAMTVAMTARDKGWPKPLAVVAVYPVADTSMETASKKAFTAAKPLNTPMLAWFFKHTLTSSDQASDSRLNLVSAKLDGLPPTTIILAEIDPLHDDGAHLADRLKAAGVTVDVKEYAGVTHEFFGMGSVVADAKAAETYAADKLKAAFGLSPA, encoded by the coding sequence ATGGTCCGCTCTTCCGCCGCCTTCGCCATGCTCGGCGCCGCTTCCATTCTGGCTCTGACGGGGGCGGGTTGCGCGCCCAAGACCACCGAGGCGGTCCCCGCCACGCCCCTGGCCGCCGCGGCGCCCACCGCCGACGCCGACATGCAGGCTGTGCTCGACCAGTTGGCGGCGCTGGGCGGCAAGCCCATCGAGACCCTCGAACCGGCGGAAGCCCGCAAGCAGCCGACGCCCGCCGACGCGGTCAAGGCGCTCATGATCAAGCAGGGCATGAGCACCGCCGCCGACCCCGCCGTCACCACCAAGGATGTGACCTACCCGGCGGGCGCGGGTCTGCAGAAGGCGCGCGTCTACAGGCCCACCGGCGCCAAGGGTCCGCTGCCCGTGGTTCTCTACATTCACGGCGGCGGCTGGGTGATCGCCGACATCGACGTCTATGACGCCGGTCCCCGCGCCCTGGCCAAGCTGGCCAACGCGATCGTGGTCTCCATCGAATACCGCCATGCGCCGGAAGCCAAATTCCCGGCCGCCCACGATGACGCCAACGCCGCCTATCAGTGGGTCGTCGCCAACGCCGCAAAGTGGGGCGGTGATCCTAAGAAGCTGGCCATCGTGGGCGAAAGCGCCGGCGGCAACATGGCGATGACGGTCGCCATGACCGCGCGCGACAAGGGCTGGCCCAAGCCGCTGGCTGTCGTGGCCGTCTATCCAGTGGCCGACACCTCCATGGAGACCGCCTCGAAAAAAGCCTTCACCGCGGCCAAGCCGCTGAACACCCCGATGCTGGCCTGGTTCTTCAAGCACACCCTGACCTCGAGCGATCAGGCGAGCGATTCGCGCCTCAACCTGGTGTCGGCCAAGCTCGACGGCCTGCCGCCGACCACGATTATCCTGGCGGAAATCGACCCGTTGCATGATGACGGCGCGCACCTCGCTGACAGACTGAAGGCCGCCGGCGTGACCGTCGACGTGAAGGAATACGCCGGCGTCACCCACGAATTCTTTGGAATGGGTTCGGTGGTCGCCGACGCCAAGGCGGCGGAGACCTACGCGGCCGACAAACTCAAGGCCGCCTTCGGTCTGTCCCCCGCATGA
- the rpiB gene encoding ribose 5-phosphate isomerase B, translated as MTANRRIVLTSDHTAIALRQTLAAHIAALGWEVVDIGPTSPESIPYPAQGAAAARRVASGDCRFGVILCGTGQGIMMAANKIKGIRCGVCADTFSARMIRRHNDANMLSMGARVVGEGLALDIVDAFLTAPFDGGRHAPRVAMITALEGP; from the coding sequence ATGACCGCCAACCGCCGCATCGTCCTGACCAGCGACCACACCGCCATCGCCCTGCGGCAGACCCTCGCCGCCCACATCGCGGCCCTGGGGTGGGAGGTGGTGGACATCGGACCGACGAGCCCCGAGAGCATCCCCTATCCTGCGCAGGGCGCGGCCGCCGCGCGCCGTGTCGCGTCGGGGGATTGCCGGTTCGGCGTCATCCTGTGCGGCACCGGCCAGGGCATCATGATGGCCGCCAACAAGATCAAGGGAATCCGCTGCGGCGTCTGCGCCGACACCTTCTCGGCCCGCATGATCCGCCGGCACAACGACGCCAACATGCTGTCGATGGGCGCGCGGGTGGTGGGCGAAGGCCTGGCGCTCGATATCGTCGACGCCTTCCTGACCGCCCCCTTCGACGGCGGCCGCCATGCCCCCCGGGTGGCGATGATCACGGCGCTGGAAGGCCCATGA
- a CDS encoding P-II family nitrogen regulator: protein MKMIVAIIKPSRLDAVLDAVTEAGASGLTVTEVRGYGRQRGKTEVYRGAEYEVKLLPKVKLEIAVPDDIAERVIEAVSRTANTGKIGDGKVFVLDLEQALRIRTGDRDAAAIAG, encoded by the coding sequence ATGAAAATGATCGTCGCGATCATCAAGCCCAGCCGCCTCGACGCGGTGCTGGACGCCGTCACCGAGGCCGGCGCCTCGGGCCTGACCGTCACCGAGGTGCGCGGCTACGGCCGCCAGCGGGGCAAGACCGAGGTCTATCGCGGCGCCGAGTACGAGGTGAAGCTGCTGCCCAAGGTCAAGCTGGAGATCGCCGTCCCCGACGACATCGCCGAGCGCGTCATCGAGGCCGTCTCCCGCACCGCCAACACCGGCAAGATCGGCGACGGCAAGGTCTTCGTGCTGGACCTGGAACAGGCCCTGCGCATCCGCACCGGCGATAGGGACGCGGCGGCGATCGCGGGGTGA
- the gloB gene encoding hydroxyacylglutathione hydrolase: MSVTIHQFPCLSDNYGFLVRDDATGLAACIDTPDAAAILAELAKLGWKLDLILNTHWHPDHAGGNAAIQAATGATVVGPAEVERLSPVDRKVAGGDRVKLGETTFEVIESGGHTLGHIAFYDAADHVAFVGDTLFALGCGRLFEGTAAQMWDSLSRLTALPDDTAVYCAHEYTASNALFALSVDASPDLKARTDAIFAARARGEWTVPTTIGLEKATNPFLRAPVLNPGMAPHEAFGAVRAAKDSFKG, from the coding sequence ATGTCGGTCACCATCCACCAGTTCCCCTGCCTGTCGGACAATTACGGCTTCCTGGTGCGCGACGACGCCACCGGCCTGGCCGCCTGCATCGACACCCCGGACGCCGCCGCCATCCTGGCCGAGCTGGCCAAGCTGGGCTGGAAGCTCGATCTGATCCTCAACACCCACTGGCACCCCGATCACGCCGGCGGCAATGCGGCGATCCAGGCGGCCACCGGCGCCACGGTCGTGGGGCCCGCCGAGGTGGAGCGGCTGTCCCCCGTCGACCGCAAGGTGGCCGGGGGCGACCGCGTGAAGCTGGGGGAGACCACCTTCGAGGTGATCGAGTCCGGCGGCCACACGCTGGGCCACATCGCCTTCTATGACGCGGCCGACCATGTGGCTTTCGTCGGCGACACCCTGTTCGCGCTTGGCTGCGGCCGGCTGTTCGAGGGCACGGCGGCGCAGATGTGGGACAGCCTCTCGCGGCTGACCGCCCTGCCCGACGACACCGCCGTCTACTGCGCCCACGAATATACCGCCTCAAACGCCCTCTTCGCGCTGTCGGTGGACGCAAGCCCGGACCTGAAGGCCCGCACCGACGCCATCTTCGCGGCCCGGGCGCGGGGCGAGTGGACCGTCCCCACCACCATCGGCCTGGAGAAGGCCACCAACCCCTTCCTGCGCGCCCCGGTCCTGAACCCCGGCATGGCGCCGCACGAGGCCTTCGGCGCGGTGCGCGCGGCCAAGGACAGCTTCAAGGGATAG